The Candidatus Nealsonbacteria bacterium genome contains the following window.
TTGATACCGCCCCTATTTAAGGTCCTTTAATTAATATAAATAGAATATGAATATAAAAAAAGATAAGAAATTGGTAATTCCTTATAGCGAGATTACTAAAAAAGACCTAGCCTTAGTCGGTGGAAAAAATGCTTCCTTAGGAGAGATGATAAACAATCTTTCTCTAAAGGGCATAGCAATACCTAATGGATTTGCAACTACCAGTTTTGCATACTTTGCGTTTTTAGAGGAAAATAACTTAATTCCAAAACTCAGAGAGATATTTAAAACTCTTGATATTGATGATATTAATAATCTTCAGCGAGCCGGAAAAGCAGCAAGAAAATTAATAACTGAAGCTGAATTTTCAAAAGAATTTAAGGATGAGATTGTAAGAGAGTATCGATTAATGGAAAAAGAGTATGGAAAGAATCCTGAGGTTGCAGTAAGGTCATCGGCAACTGCGGAGGATTTGCCAAGTGCTTCATTTGCCGGATTACACGAAACTTATCTTAATATAAAAGGAGAAAAGAATCTTATAGAGGCTGTTAAAAAGTGTATTGTTTCTCTTTTTGGAGATCGAGTTATTTCCTATAGAGAAAGTAAAGGATTTGATCATTTTGAAGTTGCTTTATCTGTTGGAGTTCAAAAGATGATAAGGTCAGATATCGGGTCATCAGGAATCATGTTTACTATGGATACTGAAAGTGGATTTGAAAATGTTGTATTAATAAATTCAATTTGGGGGGTTGGGGAAATGATTGTTCAAGGAAAGATTACTCCCGATGAATTTTATGTTTTTAAGCCAGCGCTCAAGGAGGGATACAAATCAATTATTTTAAAAAATCTAGGGAAGAAGAATAAAAAATATACCTTAAAGACAGGAGGACTAAAAGAGGTTGTTGTCCCGCCTAAGGATCAAATAATTTTCTCTATATCTGAAGAAGACGTATTAACTCTTGCACGGTGGGGCGTAATAATTGAAGAGCACTATGGAATTCCTCAAGACATAGAATGGGCAAAAGATGGAAAAACTGGAAAATTATACATTGTTCAATCTCGTCCCGAAACAGTTCATTCCTCTAAAAAAGGCCGATACTATGAAGAATATGAAATAAAATCAAAAGAAGCACCTCTTTTAGAAGGTATTGCTGTAGGAGATAAGATTGGTCACGGCAAGGTAAGGGTTATCAAGGATGTATCAAATATTCATGAATTTAAAAAAGGAGAAGTTTTAGTGACTAGAATGACTGATCCAGATTGGGTTAGCATTATGAGGATGGCCTCAGCTATTGTTACCGATGAAGGCGGAAAATCTTGTCACGCTGCCATTATTGGAAGAGAATTGGGTATTCCTTCTATTGTTGGTTCGGGCAGTGCAACCTCAATTTTAAAAACCGGAGACGAAGTCACCGTTGACTGCACCCAGGGGCTTAGGGGAAGAATATTTAAAGGTAATGTTCCTTACAACACTAAGAGGTATGATTTGGATAAAATACCGAAACTAAAAACCAAAATAATGCTTAATGTTGGGACTCCAGAAATTGCTTTTAAAAATTCATTTTTGCCAAATGATGGTGTTGGTTTAGCACGACAAGAATTTATTATTGCAGACAAGATTAAGGTTCACCCGTTGGCTCTTTATCATTTTGAAGAATTAAAGAAGAAAGCATCGAAGTCAAAAGAGATGGCAAAATTGGTTAAAGAAATATCTGAAATAACTATTGAGCACAAAGATAAGAAAGAGCACTTTGTGAAGGAATTAGCTGAGGGTATTGGTCAAATTGCATCTGCCTTTTATCCTAAAGAAGTTATAGTTCGGTTATCAGACTTTAAAACCAATGAATATAGAAATCTCGTTGGTGGAGAATTATATGAGAATGATGAATCTAATCCGATGTTAGGATTCAGAGGTGCTTGTCGATATATAGATAAAGGATTTCAACCTGCTTTTAAAATGGAATGTGAAGCAATCAAGAGGGCCCGAGATGTTTTTGGTCTTAAAAACATTACGATTATGGTTCCCTTTTGTCGAACTGTTGAAGAAGGTAAGGCTGTAATTGAGCTGATAAATAAATTTGGCTTAAACGTTGGCAAAAAGGGTAAGGATAGAATTAATATTTATATGATGTGTGAAATTCCTTCCAATGTTATTTTAGCAGATAAGTTCTTGGATATATTTGATGGTATGTCTATCGGAAGCAATGATTTAACTCAATTAGTCTTAGGATTAGATCGTGATAATGGAAAGATTGCTTATATTAGTGATGAGAGAGATGAATCAGTAATTCAAATGTTGCAACAAGTAATCAGGATTGCTCGCAAGAGAAAGAAATATTGTGGTATTTGTGGTCAAGGTCCTAGTGATTTTCTGGATTTTGCACAATTCCTTTTTGACGAAAAAATAAGTAGTATTTCTCTTAATCCTGATACTGTTATTAAAACTATGATGAAGCTTTCAGACCAAGGCTAATAAATAATTATGTTTTTCGATGTAATAACATTTGGGTCTTCAACTTGGGATATCTTTATAAGAGATAAAGAAATATCTTCAAGTAAGAGTTCTAGTTTTTTGACCAATAAAGGAATTTGCTTTTCATTGGGATCAAAAATAGATATAGATGAATTGCATTTTTTCTCTGGTGGAGGCGGTTCTAATAGCGCAGCCACCTTTTTGTCTTTAGGGTTTAAAACTGCCTATTGTGGAATGGTCGGAGATGATCCAGCAGGAGAAGAAATTATTCAAGAAATGAAAAGGAAGGGGGCAGATACATCTTTTATTATAAAGAATAAAAAAAAGCCCACTAACCATTCTTTTGTTTTAAGTATCCCCGGTAAAGACAGGACTATACTTACTTACAGAGGAGCGTCTGATGAATTTTCTTTAAAAGAAATACCTTTTGGGAAATTAAAATCAAAATGGTTTTATTTAGCTCCGTTATCCGGAAAGACGTGTTATGCTTTTAGCAAAATTGTTGATTTTGCACATAGCAGAGGGATACGTGTGGCCGCTAATCCGGGCACCTCACAATTAAGTCTTCCAAAAAATAAATTAAGAAATATTTTAAAGAAAGTAGATATTCTTTTCCTGAATAAAGAAGAGGCTTCGATGTTAGTGGGTGTTTCCTACAATAATGAGAAAGAAATTCTTAAGAAAATGGCTGAATTCTATTCTGGTACTTTTGTGATGACAAAAGGCTCCAAGGGATTAGTGGTTATTGATGGTAAATATAGTTATACTGTGGGAATAGCAAAGTCCAAGGTAGTGGATCGTACCGGTGCGGGGGATTCTTTTGGCTCAGGACTTCTTGCGGGCATAATGCTTAAAAATGACATAGAATACGCTATTCAATTAGGTTCAGCTAACGCTTCTTCTTGTCTAAGAGAATGGGGAGCAAAGAATGGATTGTTAAAAAGAGGGGAAAGGTTCAAGAAAATAAAAATAGAAAAAAATGAAATTAATTAATTATCTCAAAAGGGCTCATGCCGAAAAATGGGCTATTGGACAATTTAATTTTTCTACTCTTGATCAGTTAAAGTCTATACTCGATGCGTCTTTAAAATTAAAGAGTCCGGTTATTGTGGGAACTTCTAAAGGAGAGGCTGATTTTTTTGGCATGGACGAAGCAGCAATGATTGTTTCTTTTTATAGAAAGAAATACAAAGCTCCATTTTTTTTAAATTTAGACCATGGTCGTGACTTAGAATTAATTAAGAAAGCTATTGATTCCGGTTATGATATGGTTCATTTTGATGGATCTAAGATGCCCTTGGATGATAATATAAAAGAAACAAAGAGGGTATTGAATTATGCCAAAAAGAAAGGGCTTGTTGTAGAAGGTGAGGTAGGTTATATTTCTGGCATATCGAGCCTTCATAAAAAGAAAGCTGATATTAAAAAAGTTCGTTTAGCTCCAATGGAGGACATAATTAAGTTCTCAAAAAATGCCAATATTGATTTATTGGCCTTGTCAGTTGGTAATGTTCACGGAGTTTATTCTCAAATGCCTCAGCTTGATTTTAATCTTATTAAGAATGCGGGAGTAAATAGCGCAAAAATGTTGGTTCTTCATGGTGGATCTGGCATTGAATCAGGGGATATTAAAAAAGCTATCAAGTTGGGTATTGTAAAAATTAATGTAAACACCGAATTAAGAATGGCATGGAAAGAGTCTCTCAAGCGTTCTGTGGCTAAAAAAGACTCTTTCGCTCCCTATTCTTTACTTGCTGAATCTAAGTTATCGGTGACAGAAAAGGTAGAAGAAAAGATAAAACTATTCGGAAGCTCTAAAAGATCTTGACCTTGATTTTTTTTAAGGAAAGTGGTAGCCTAATGTTAGGTAGAGTAATAAAAATTAATGTTCTAGATTTTGTTTAATTTGAGAGCATAATCTATTATATTTGAAGAAAATGAATAAAATAACTCATAAACGAGATAGATGTATCGGCTGTGGTGCTTGTGCTTCTATATGTCCTGCTTATTGGACGATGAGCGATGATGGGAAATCTGATCTTAAGGGGGCTACTTTGGTAGATGGTCCTGAAAATTTTAAATTAGAGATTAATGATTTGTCTTGCAATACTGAGGCCGCAGATGCATGCCCGGTTCAATGCATTCTTGTTTCGGAGAAATAAATATAATTATGAAAATATCTTTTCAAAAACGTTCTAGTGATGAAAAAAAAGACCGAAGAGGTGATCACATCTTAGCAGTTTTGTATGGATCAGGAGTAAGTAACACTTCTATTAAAATTAATGCAAAAGAATTTGATAAACTTTTTAAAGAAGCTGGAGAAAGTTCATTAATATCTCTTGAGTCTGAAACTGATAAGGAAAAATATTCAGTTCTTATTCATGAAGTTCAGAAAAATCCTTTGACTAGAAAAATTATCCATGTTGATTTCTACCAGCCAGATCTTAAGGAAGAAGTAGAGGTTTCTATTCCATTAATTTTTGAAGGAATACCACCAGCAGTGAAAGAGCTGGGAGGAACTTTAGTGAAAAACTTTTCTGAATTAGAAGTTAAGGCTCTTCCTAATAAATTACCTCGCGATATTAAAATTAATGTTGAAGTATTGAAAACATTTGATGATGTTATAACAATCGGAGACTTAGTTGTCCCAAAGGATGTTACTATTATGGGTGATCTCGAGGAAATAGTTGCATTGGTGACTCCAGTAGAAGATGTTGAAAAAGAGCTTGAAAAACCAATTGAGGAAGATGTTTCTTCTGTAAAGAAAGAAGTAAAGGAAAAGAAAGAGGAAGTTGATGAGGATTAATAATAAAAAAAACATTTATGTTTAAATTATCTCTTAAAAAATCACTGATTATCCTGGTAATATTTACTCTTCTTCTTAGCAGTGGAGCAGTTTTTATTTCAGCTCAAGCTACTCCTGAGCAGGAAAGAAGTAGCCTTCAAAGGCAGTTAAAAGAATTAGAGGAATTAGAGAGAAAGATTCAAGTGGATGTTACAGTGACTCAAGCAGAGAGAGAACGAATTCAGCATCAAGTATCTACTCTGAGAAGAAGGATTAACCAGCTAAACGCTGAAATTCGTCAAGCTCAAGTAAGGGCACAATCACTTACAGGCCAGATAATAAATACAGAAGCATCTATTGAAGTAACAGTAAATAAAATTGATACTTTGCGAGGAAGACTAGCGAATACTTTAAGAAATATATATCAAGAAGATCAAAGGACAACTGTTGAGATTTTACTTTCTGAAAAAGATCTTAGCGGTTTCTTTGATAACACTTCGGCACTAGAAAGATTGTCATCAGAAAGCAGGGATATTTTAGGAGAGATAATAGTTTTAAAAGTTAATCTGGAAGAAGAAAAAATATCTCTAGGAGATGCAAAAACTGAAACTGAACAATTAGCTGCAGCTAAGACTGCTCAGGCTAGGGAAGCAGAAGCTATCAGAAGAGAACAACAAAGATTGCTAGAGGGTAATCAGCAAAGAGAAGCGCTTCAAAAGAAAGAACTAGAAGAGGTAAGAAAACAGGCAGCTCAAATAAGGGCTAGAATTTTTGAATTAGCAGGAACTCCTAGCACACAAGCACCGAATTTTGGTGAGGCCTATGAACTTGCAAAGTGGGTGGAAGGAATAACGGGAACTAGGCCGGCTTTCTTGTTGGCAATTCTGCAACAAGAATCTGCTATTGGTAGAAATGTGGGAGGTTGTAATATTGCTGATACTACTTCTGGGCATTCAGTAAATATTCGAACCGGTCAAGTACACTCAAATGGAATACATAGGACAAGAGATCTTCCAGGACTCTTAATTATCGCAAACGAGCTTAATACGGACCCTCTTAAAATCCAGATTTCCTGTCCGGTACCAAATATTCCTGGTTTCGGAGGTGCTATGGGGCCCGCTCAATTTATCCCTTCTACCTGGATGGGGTATCGATCAAGATTAAGTACACTTTTGGGAAAACCCGCCAATCCTTGGGTTATTAGAGACTCCTTTTTAGCCTCAGGACTCCTATTATCAGATTTAGGTGCTAGGTCTCAAACCAGCGAAGGGGAATGGAGAGCAGCGATTTCTTATTACGCAGGACCTAATTGTTTAAATTCTCAGGCATGTATTAATCGTAATAGGAGTTATGCTGATCAAGTAATGGGAAGAGTTGCTGGATTCCAAAGAGATATTGATATTTTAAATCAGAGTAGATAATAAATCTCAGTAAAATCAAAAACCGCCTTTGGGCGGTTTTTATTTTTCTCCCTCTTCTTGCAGTGCTTTTACTATTGGATCCATTTCTCCGTTGAGTATGATTTCAATGTTGTGCCAACTTTTTTGTATTCTATGATCAGTTATTCTGTTTTGAGGGAAATTATATGTTCTTATTTTTTCAGACCTATCACTTGAAGTAACTTGTGACGCCCTCTCTTTTTTTAATTTAGCTACACGCTCTTTTTCTAATTTTTCCATTATCCTTGCCTCAAGGATAGACATCGCATTTTCCTTATTTTGAGCCAAGCTTCTTTCAGTTTGAGAAGTAACTACAGTACCGGTTGGCAAATGGGTTATCCTTATCGCAGTTTCTCTTTTGTTAACATGTTGCCCCCCTGGCCCGGAAGCTTTATAGGTATCTACCTTTAGATCGTTGGGAAGAATTTTTACAGTACCTTTTTTAGGCTTTAACATTGCGATGACCGAAACAGTTGATGTGTGTATTCTGCCCCCTTTTTCAGTCTCTGGCACTCTCTGAACTCTATGGACTCCACCTTCATATTGCATAGAAGAGTAGACATTACCATTCTTAAGTTCAAATATTACTTCTTTTAATCCACCAACTTCTGTTGTACTAGAACTTAATATTTTTTGTGTCCATCCTTTATTCTGTGCATATCGTGAATACATCTTAAATAAATTCTCAGCAAAAAGCGCCGCTTCATTTCCTCCTGCACCAGCTCTTATTTCTACAATAACAGCTCCACTTTTCTTACCATCATCGCCATCACTCTTTATTTTTTCAAATAATTCCTTAACCTCTTTTTCTAGTATTATTATTTTTTCTTTGATGATTTCAATTTCTCCTTCGGCTAAACTAATCAATTCTGGATCGTCTTCTTTGGAAATAATTGTTTTATTTTCCTCTTTTTCTCTTATGGTTTTTTTGAGCTCATCTGCCTTTTGGATAAGGTTTTCTAATTTCTTTTTTCTCTTTGAAAGTTCTTCAAATTTTTCCCAATCCGAAATGAGGTCAGGGTCACTGATCTCTTTTAAAAGTTCATCATACTCTTCTTTAAAGAGGTTGAGGTCGAATTCCATATTTAGCATGTACTTACTTCTTTTTTCCTAGATCTTGCTTTTTTTCAAGTTTCTTTTTAAATCTTTCTACTCGTCCCATAGTATCAACAATCTTTTCCTTTCCGGAATAGAAAGGATGGCACGATGAGCAGATGTCAATATTAAGCGTTTCCTTAGTAGATCCGATAGTAAATGAATTTCCGCAAACACATTTCACATCAGTCTTCTCGTGATATTTTGGATGGATTTCTTTTTTCATATATAATTTTATTTATTCAAAACAATTGACATTTAAATACTAACAAAAATCCATTAAAAATCAAGGAATCTTGATTTAATTTTTAAATAGTGTTAAATTACAGCAGATATAAATTAAGTAATAGAACTATATTGTATGACTCAAACTAAAGAAGAATTAGATCAAAAACAACACGAAATGGAAGAAATGGTAAAGGTTGGTGTTCATCTTGGACATAAGAAGAATAAGAAGCATCCTAAGATGGAGCCTTATCTTTATGGTCTAAGAAATGACATTAGTATTATTGATGTGGAGAAGACATATGAAAAATTAGAGGAAGCTCTTAGTTTCATAAAAAGCCTTATTTCTCAAGACAAGGTTGTAATGGTTATCGGAACCAAAGTTCAACTTAAAGAAATGGTTACTGAATTTGCAAAAGAAGTTGATATTCCATATATGACTGAAAGATGGCTTGGAGGAACTTTCACTAATTTTGGAAACATCAAGAAGAGAGTAGATCATCTTAAGGATTTAGAAAAGAAGAAAGAGGAAGGGGATCTTGAAAAATATACCAAGAAAGAAAGACTAAATATTACAAGAGAGATTGAATCTTTGAAAGTAAAGTTTGAAGGATTAAAATCATTATCTAAATTACCTGATGCAGTGTTAGTAATGGACATCGAAAAAGATGGTCTAGCTGTAAAGGAGGCCTCAGAGAGAGGAATCAAAGTAATTGCTATTTCTGATTCCAATGTTAATCCAGAGGTTGTTGATTATCCAATTCCAGCAAATGATGATGCCGTATCTTCTGTAAGATATATCTTAGAAAAGATAAAGGGTATTATCATAGAATCTAGGGTCGTGCGCTAGAAAAGTTTTAATTTAACCGTTGTTAAAATTATGAGTAATTTAGATTTAGTAAAACAGCTTCGTGAAGAGACAGGCGTTTCGTTAATGGAATGCAAGAAAGCAATAGAAGAAGCAGGAGGAGATATTGAAACAGCAAAAGATCTTTTAAGGAAAAAAGGACAAGCTATGGCTGCTAAGAGATTGGGCCGTGATGTTGGAGAAGGTATTATTACTAGCTATATCCATCCCAATCAAAAAATAGGAGTGTTATTAGATATCCGATGTGAATCTGATTTTGTTGCAAGGTCCGATGATTTTCAAAATCTTGCCCGAGAAATCTGTCTTCAAATAGCTGCTATGAAACCATTGTTTATACAAGAAGAAGATGTTCCAGAAGCTAATATAGAAAAAGAGAAAGAAATCTTTATGGAACAATTTGCTACAAGCGATAAACCGAAAGAAGTTATTGAAAAGATAATAGAGGGAAAGATTAATAGTTACAAAAAAGATGTATGTCTTCTTTCACAAGAATGGGTAAAGGATACCAGTAAAACCATTGAATCGCTAGTAAAGGAAGTTATTGCGAAATTGGGAGAAAATATTGTAATTAAGGGATTTACTAGATACGAGATATAATGTTCCAGATAATAATATTCATTTTCTTGATAGCTAGTTTCTTAGTAATGGTATCAATTTTTTACCAAAAATTGCCTGCTTTGAATAAAGTTGTTATTGATAGTTCAGTTACTAAAAAGGATAGTTATATACTGAAGGTTAAAAAGAGAATATTGGAAATTCCTTTTATAAAGAATTTTTCATGGAATAGCATTCTGCAAAAAATTCTTTCAAAGGTAAGAGTTTTTGTTTTAAAGATAGAAAGTAAGATCGGAGATTTTCTTCACCTTCTTAGAAAAAAGTCCGAGAAAAAATAATCAACGAAGGTGTTTTGCCGGCTTAGCTCAGTGGTAGAGCAACTGTTTTGTAAACAGTAGGTCGCCAGTTCGAATCTGGCAGCCGGCTCCAAGAGTTTTCAAGGAATAATAATCCTTGACAAAATTTTTGAAATGTATAGAATGGTTCCAGAAGATGCAAATGTAAGATTGAAAAATGAGAGATTAAAAAGCAAAATTATTTGAAGACGAAGGCTTTATTCAGGAAGCATCTTCCTGATTTTTATTTAAGAAGAAAGAACCTTGAAAATTTAGAGAACAAAAGTCAGTTTTTTAGAGTTGTTCCGAAACTATTT
Protein-coding sequences here:
- a CDS encoding elongation factor Ts produces the protein MMSNLDLVKQLREETGVSLMECKKAIEEAGGDIETAKDLLRKKGQAMAAKRLGRDVGEGIITSYIHPNQKIGVLLDIRCESDFVARSDDFQNLAREICLQIAAMKPLFIQEEDVPEANIEKEKEIFMEQFATSDKPKEVIEKIIEGKINSYKKDVCLLSQEWVKDTSKTIESLVKEVIAKLGENIVIKGFTRYEI
- a CDS encoding ferredoxin, translated to MNKITHKRDRCIGCGACASICPAYWTMSDDGKSDLKGATLVDGPENFKLEINDLSCNTEAADACPVQCILVSEK
- the rpmE gene encoding 50S ribosomal protein L31, with product MKKEIHPKYHEKTDVKCVCGNSFTIGSTKETLNIDICSSCHPFYSGKEKIVDTMGRVERFKKKLEKKQDLGKKK
- the prfA gene encoding peptide chain release factor 1 codes for the protein MEFDLNLFKEEYDELLKEISDPDLISDWEKFEELSKRKKKLENLIQKADELKKTIREKEENKTIISKEDDPELISLAEGEIEIIKEKIIILEKEVKELFEKIKSDGDDGKKSGAVIVEIRAGAGGNEAALFAENLFKMYSRYAQNKGWTQKILSSSTTEVGGLKEVIFELKNGNVYSSMQYEGGVHRVQRVPETEKGGRIHTSTVSVIAMLKPKKGTVKILPNDLKVDTYKASGPGGQHVNKRETAIRITHLPTGTVVTSQTERSLAQNKENAMSILEARIMEKLEKERVAKLKKERASQVTSSDRSEKIRTYNFPQNRITDHRIQKSWHNIEIILNGEMDPIVKALQEEGEK
- a CDS encoding lytic murein transglycosylase yields the protein MFKLSLKKSLIILVIFTLLLSSGAVFISAQATPEQERSSLQRQLKELEELERKIQVDVTVTQAERERIQHQVSTLRRRINQLNAEIRQAQVRAQSLTGQIINTEASIEVTVNKIDTLRGRLANTLRNIYQEDQRTTVEILLSEKDLSGFFDNTSALERLSSESRDILGEIIVLKVNLEEEKISLGDAKTETEQLAAAKTAQAREAEAIRREQQRLLEGNQQREALQKKELEEVRKQAAQIRARIFELAGTPSTQAPNFGEAYELAKWVEGITGTRPAFLLAILQQESAIGRNVGGCNIADTTSGHSVNIRTGQVHSNGIHRTRDLPGLLIIANELNTDPLKIQISCPVPNIPGFGGAMGPAQFIPSTWMGYRSRLSTLLGKPANPWVIRDSFLASGLLLSDLGARSQTSEGEWRAAISYYAGPNCLNSQACINRNRSYADQVMGRVAGFQRDIDILNQSR
- the rpsB gene encoding 30S ribosomal protein S2, whose translation is MTQTKEELDQKQHEMEEMVKVGVHLGHKKNKKHPKMEPYLYGLRNDISIIDVEKTYEKLEEALSFIKSLISQDKVVMVIGTKVQLKEMVTEFAKEVDIPYMTERWLGGTFTNFGNIKKRVDHLKDLEKKKEEGDLEKYTKKERLNITREIESLKVKFEGLKSLSKLPDAVLVMDIEKDGLAVKEASERGIKVIAISDSNVNPEVVDYPIPANDDAVSSVRYILEKIKGIIIESRVVR
- a CDS encoding carbohydrate kinase family protein — translated: MFFDVITFGSSTWDIFIRDKEISSSKSSSFLTNKGICFSLGSKIDIDELHFFSGGGGSNSAATFLSLGFKTAYCGMVGDDPAGEEIIQEMKRKGADTSFIIKNKKKPTNHSFVLSIPGKDRTILTYRGASDEFSLKEIPFGKLKSKWFYLAPLSGKTCYAFSKIVDFAHSRGIRVAANPGTSQLSLPKNKLRNILKKVDILFLNKEEASMLVGVSYNNEKEILKKMAEFYSGTFVMTKGSKGLVVIDGKYSYTVGIAKSKVVDRTGAGDSFGSGLLAGIMLKNDIEYAIQLGSANASSCLREWGAKNGLLKRGERFKKIKIEKNEIN
- a CDS encoding 50S ribosomal protein L25, which translates into the protein MKISFQKRSSDEKKDRRGDHILAVLYGSGVSNTSIKINAKEFDKLFKEAGESSLISLESETDKEKYSVLIHEVQKNPLTRKIIHVDFYQPDLKEEVEVSIPLIFEGIPPAVKELGGTLVKNFSELEVKALPNKLPRDIKINVEVLKTFDDVITIGDLVVPKDVTIMGDLEEIVALVTPVEDVEKELEKPIEEDVSSVKKEVKEKKEEVDED
- a CDS encoding class II fructose-bisphosphate aldolase produces the protein MKLINYLKRAHAEKWAIGQFNFSTLDQLKSILDASLKLKSPVIVGTSKGEADFFGMDEAAMIVSFYRKKYKAPFFLNLDHGRDLELIKKAIDSGYDMVHFDGSKMPLDDNIKETKRVLNYAKKKGLVVEGEVGYISGISSLHKKKADIKKVRLAPMEDIIKFSKNANIDLLALSVGNVHGVYSQMPQLDFNLIKNAGVNSAKMLVLHGGSGIESGDIKKAIKLGIVKINVNTELRMAWKESLKRSVAKKDSFAPYSLLAESKLSVTEKVEEKIKLFGSSKRS
- the ppsA gene encoding phosphoenolpyruvate synthase; translated protein: MNIKKDKKLVIPYSEITKKDLALVGGKNASLGEMINNLSLKGIAIPNGFATTSFAYFAFLEENNLIPKLREIFKTLDIDDINNLQRAGKAARKLITEAEFSKEFKDEIVREYRLMEKEYGKNPEVAVRSSATAEDLPSASFAGLHETYLNIKGEKNLIEAVKKCIVSLFGDRVISYRESKGFDHFEVALSVGVQKMIRSDIGSSGIMFTMDTESGFENVVLINSIWGVGEMIVQGKITPDEFYVFKPALKEGYKSIILKNLGKKNKKYTLKTGGLKEVVVPPKDQIIFSISEEDVLTLARWGVIIEEHYGIPQDIEWAKDGKTGKLYIVQSRPETVHSSKKGRYYEEYEIKSKEAPLLEGIAVGDKIGHGKVRVIKDVSNIHEFKKGEVLVTRMTDPDWVSIMRMASAIVTDEGGKSCHAAIIGRELGIPSIVGSGSATSILKTGDEVTVDCTQGLRGRIFKGNVPYNTKRYDLDKIPKLKTKIMLNVGTPEIAFKNSFLPNDGVGLARQEFIIADKIKVHPLALYHFEELKKKASKSKEMAKLVKEISEITIEHKDKKEHFVKELAEGIGQIASAFYPKEVIVRLSDFKTNEYRNLVGGELYENDESNPMLGFRGACRYIDKGFQPAFKMECEAIKRARDVFGLKNITIMVPFCRTVEEGKAVIELINKFGLNVGKKGKDRINIYMMCEIPSNVILADKFLDIFDGMSIGSNDLTQLVLGLDRDNGKIAYISDERDESVIQMLQQVIRIARKRKKYCGICGQGPSDFLDFAQFLFDEKISSISLNPDTVIKTMMKLSDQG